The proteins below are encoded in one region of Bacteroides uniformis:
- a CDS encoding DUF1015 domain-containing protein, translating into MAIIKPFKGVRPPQDLVEQVASRPYDVLNSEEARIEAEGNEKSLYHIIKPEIDFPVGTDEHDERVYQKAAENFRMFQEKGWLVQDDKENYYVYAQTMNGKTQYGLVVGAYVPDYMNGVIKKHELTRRDKEEDRMKHVRVNNANIEPVFFAYPDNAALDAVISRYTAGKPVYDFIAPGDGFGHTFWIIDKQEDIDAITQEFAQMPALYIADGHHRSAAAALVGAEKAKQNPNHRGDEEYNYFMAVCFPANQLTIIDYNRVVKDLNGMTPEEFLAAVGKNFIVEEKGEDIYKPSELHNFSLYLNGKWYSLTAKPGTYNDNDPIGVLDVTISSNLILDEVLGIKDLRSDKRIDFVGGIRGLGELKKRVDSGEMKVALALYPVSMKQLMDIADTGNIMPPKTTWFEPKLRSGLVIHKLD; encoded by the coding sequence ATGGCAATCATTAAACCTTTCAAAGGAGTCCGTCCTCCCCAAGACTTAGTAGAACAAGTAGCTTCCCGCCCGTATGATGTACTCAATTCAGAGGAAGCCCGCATAGAAGCGGAAGGTAATGAAAAATCCCTATATCATATTATCAAGCCGGAAATAGATTTTCCCGTCGGTACGGATGAGCATGACGAACGTGTTTATCAGAAAGCTGCAGAGAACTTCCGTATGTTCCAGGAGAAAGGCTGGCTGGTGCAGGACGATAAAGAAAACTATTACGTCTATGCCCAGACCATGAACGGCAAGACACAGTACGGTCTTGTTGTCGGTGCCTATGTTCCCGATTATATGAACGGCGTTATCAAGAAGCACGAGTTGACTCGTCGTGATAAAGAGGAGGACCGTATGAAGCATGTCCGCGTGAACAATGCCAACATTGAGCCCGTATTCTTTGCCTATCCCGATAACGCTGCACTGGATGCCGTCATTTCCCGTTATACAGCGGGGAAACCGGTATACGACTTTATCGCTCCGGGTGACGGTTTCGGCCATACCTTCTGGATTATAGACAAGCAGGAGGACATTGATGCCATTACCCAAGAGTTTGCCCAAATGCCCGCTCTCTACATTGCCGATGGGCATCATCGCAGTGCCGCTGCCGCTTTGGTGGGTGCGGAGAAAGCCAAGCAAAATCCCAATCACCGTGGTGACGAAGAGTACAACTACTTCATGGCTGTGTGCTTCCCTGCCAACCAGTTGACTATTATTGACTATAACCGGGTGGTGAAGGACTTGAACGGCATGACTCCCGAAGAGTTTCTGGCTGCTGTGGGCAAGAATTTCATCGTGGAGGAGAAAGGTGAGGACATCTATAAGCCGTCCGAACTGCATAACTTCTCCCTCTATTTGAACGGAAAGTGGTACAGCCTTACTGCCAAACCGGGTACTTATAATGATAACGACCCCATTGGAGTACTGGATGTAACCATCTCCTCCAATCTGATACTGGATGAAGTGCTCGGCATCAAAGACCTCCGTTCCGACAAGCGTATTGACTTTGTAGGCGGCATCCGTGGTCTGGGAGAGTTGAAGAAGCGGGTGGACAGTGGTGAGATGAAAGTGGCATTGGCCCTCTATCCCGTTTCCATGAAGCAGCTGATGGACATCGCCGATACGGGCAACATCATGCCTCCCAAGACAACTTGGTTTGAGCCGAAGTTGCGTTCGGGGTTGGTGATTCATAAACTGGACTAA